The following are encoded together in the Marmota flaviventris isolate mMarFla1 chromosome 18, mMarFla1.hap1, whole genome shotgun sequence genome:
- the Psmc4 gene encoding 26S proteasome regulatory subunit 6B — protein sequence MEEIGILVEKAQDEIPALSVSRPQTGLSFLGPEPEDLEDLYSRYKKLQQELEFLEVQEEYIKDEQKNLKKEFLHAQEEVKRIQSIPLVIGQFLEAVDQNTAIVGSTTGSNYYVRILSTIDRELLKPNASVALHKHSNALVDVLPPEADSSIMMLTSDQKPDVMYADIGGMDIQKQEVREAVELPLTHFELYKQIGIDPPRGVLMYGPPGCGKTMLAKAVAHHTTAAFIRVVGSEFVQKYLGEGPRMVRDVFRLAKENAPAIIFIDEIDAIATKRFDAQTGADREVQRILLELLNQMDGFDQNVNVKVIMATNRADTLDPALLRPGRLDRKIEFPLPDRRQKRLIFSTITSKMNLSEEVDLEDYVARPDKISGADINSICQESGMLAVRENRYIVLAKDFEKAYKTVIKKDEQEHEFYK from the exons ATGGAGGAGATTGGCATCTTGGTGGAGAAGGCTCAG GATGAGATCCCAGCATTGTCTGTGTCCCGGCCCCAGACTGGCTTGTCCTTCCTGGGACCTGAGCCTGAGGACCTGGAGGACCTGTATAGTCGCTACAAG AAGCTGCAGCAAGAGCTAGAATTCCTGGAGGTGCAGGAGGAATACATCAAGGATGAGCAAAAGAACCTGAAGAAAGAATTCCTGCATGCCCAGGAGGAGGTGAAGCGAATCCAGAGCATTCCGCTAGTCATTGGGCAGTTTTTAGAAGCTGTGGATCAGAACACAGCCATTGTGGGCTCTACCACGG GCTCCAACTATTATGTGCGTATTCTGAGCACCATTGATCGTGAGCTGCTCAAGCCCAATGCCTCAGTCGCCCTCCACAAGCACAGCAATGCCCTGGTGGATGTGCTGCCTCCTGAGGCCGACAGTAGCATCATGATGCTCACCTCAG ACCAGAAGCCAGACGTGATGTATGCAGACATTGGGGGCATGGACATCCAAAAACAAGAGGTGCGGGAGGCTGTGGAGCTCCCACTTACACACTTTGAGCTGTATAAGCAG ATTGGTATTGATCCTCCCCGAGGTGTCCTCATGTATGGCCCACCTGGCTGTGGGAAGACCATGTTGGCAAAGGCTGTGGCGCATCACACAACAG ctGCATTTATCCGGGTCGTGGGCTCAGAGTTTGTACAGAAGTACCTGGGTGAAGGCCCTCGCATGGTCCGGGATGTTTTCCGCCTGGCCAAGGAGAACGCACCTGCCATTATCTTCATAGACGAGATTGATGCCATCGCTACCAAGAGATTTGATGCCCAGACAGGGG CTGACAGGGAGGTTCAGAGAATCTTGCTGGAGTTGCTGAATCAAATGGATGGATTTGACCAGAACGTCAATGTCAAG GTGATCATGGCCACAAACAGGGCAGACACCCTGGACCCAGCCCTGCTACGGCCAGGACGCCTGGACCGAAAAATTGAATTTCCACTCCCTGATCGCCGCCAGAAGAGATTGATTTTCTCCACTATCACCAGCAAGATGAACCTCTCTGAAGAAGTTGACTTGGAAGATT ATGTGGCCCGGCCAGATAAGATTTCAGGAGCTGATATCAACTCCATCTGTCAGGAG AGTGGAATGTTGGCTGTCCGTGAGAACCGCTACATTGTCCTGGCCAAGGACTTTGAGAAAGCATACAAGACCGTCATCAAGAAGGATGAGCAGGAGCATGAATTTTACAagtga